The genomic segment ttaaagttaaattggatagctatatgtagagcaaaggaatggaggggtatgggcagAGTGGAGgttggtggaactaggtgagagtaagcgttcggcacagactagaagggcgagatggcctgtttccgtgctgtaattgttatatggatatattaatgttcagtgtcagacacccagtgactgtaaacacaatctcccacagtctggtacttaccacagtttctgtattttacactccgggttcctcagagccgcagacaccagtttcactcctgaatctcccagtttattctccCCAAGTCTAAACACAACCAGACAAATTGAcgaacaaagtgattcaaaccgTGGGTCTGAAGGAATTTCTCTCACTTGGATATTTCAGGAATGATTAAACCCTTCAGTGTAGCACTGATTggagttcccatcactgtcaatgtccctcactgcccagctccacGGTAGTCACTGAATGCCAGTAATTTTGTCTGTCGGTGAGACCCTGTAAACTCCACATATTCTGTCCCATTCCCCGATGGTCAGAAAATTGTTACTGACGAGTGAGTGTCGGAAGAGGCAGGGTTGGATGGCAGAAAGTCCTACAGTGAGGAGAGTTGTGGGTGGAGATTGTCCATGGGAGTTTGTGGAAGTCAGATCCCAGGAGGACgaggtggggagagagatccCACAGGGGGAAAGGGATGAGAAAGAGAGATCCCCAAAGGAGGAAgggagatggggaagagagaccctACAGGACGAAGTGTAtgtggaagagagatcccacaggaggataCAGATGGGAAAATAAAATCCCACAAGACAGGAGGCAGAAATAGATTGCACAAGAGGGGTGGGTCTGAACAGAGTCCCACAATCGGGAGAGGAGAGGAGCCGACTGTGCTGAGCAAAGCCACAGATTTCGACTGATGGTGATAGTCACACACGGGGAATGTCAGGGGAGGACAATCTCACAATGGTATTCTTCCCTTCTCATTGGGGCAGTCTGCTGACGGTCTCTTGTCCCTCACTGGGAAGTGGGTGTGAATCTCCGACCcacctgctgcagtcagtgtCGGTCTGGGTGtcagtaacagtgagaaggaaTATTGTCAATGGATGTGTCACAGGCAGCGAGAAACACGGCCATTCCTGTAATTTACTACCATTAAACCAGTGGCCGTTGTTCACTGATCTGATGAACTCTCCAACATCCCTTCACAAGGAACCACAGAACCCTCCTGGCCTTGGGGAATTGCTGACcgattccccccgcccccccgccccaTCATTTCACACTGTTCTTCACGATCTGATTTACTACAGTTTTACCAAAATCCCTTGACATTGAAACAACACAATTGGACAGTTTCACAGATCTGAGTGAGAGTTAAATTAAGTTACCTCAAATcctggcacttgtgcagcccgggtcccagccgctggattccttcacactgaatgtggcagCACTCCAGGTCGAgctgttttattgtatcacagagtccgatggCACGAGACAGGACTGCacagtcaatcggggtcagtgtcattccacGGAATGAAAGTCTTTCTACAGATCCCAGTGAAGCCTGAGCCAGcccacgattctgagactcaaacaggtaattcaatgtgttcaggaggctccttttaccagcATCACTCCTCATGTCTCCACTctggcgtttaacctcctccttcacccagtcaatcacccggcaggttgtttcatgaggaaatggacccacaaactcctccaggccccgagctgtcattggggaggagagaccagcaacaaaacggagaaatacctcaaatcgcccatctgtcgtgttgtgggcttcagtgaggaatttcaggatatcctcgggatgtggattcaggaattgtgcgactgcagctataaactcttggatggtgaggtgtgggaatgtgtacaccacacaccgggcagaatcctctctctccaaaagctccatcaggaacccggacaggaactgggaaggatGCAGATTGTActtgatcaaatctccatctgtGAACACAATCTTCTTCTCGGACACTCCtgtgaaggccatctgaccaaccctgagtaacacatcacgggggttctcaatctcacggttgtggtttttcaggatgttgtaaatatagtaggaatataGTTGGGTGgtggtcttgggaactcgctgcgggtccctgactctttgtgtgaagaaggggcccagtgccagagcgaggatccagcagtaggaggggttgtagctcatggtgtacaggatctcgttctcctccacgtgtttgaaaacagctgctgccaccgtctgatcttcaaaatgccggataaaatattccttccgttcctcaccaacaaatcccaggatttcagcccagacactGATCTCCGCATTTTCCAATAATTGTAAAGCAGTGGGTCGGGttgtcaccagcactgaacaccctgggagcagcttgtgctggattaaattgtacacaatgtcagacacttcacaccaccactcgggatctgggcactggtgcttgggttctgtatctctccgactgtcagcaaaatcgatTCTGTGTTTGAATTCATCTAGACCATCGAATATAAACAGTAATCCCtttgggttcttccagacctctctcaggaattccccaaagtaaggatactgatccagaatcagttccctCAGGTTTATTCTGCAATTAATCGTGTTTAACTCcctgaatttgaaactgaagacaaactggaattgtcgATATATTTCCCCCGTGCTCCAGTCATAAACGATCTTTTGTACCATTGTCGTTTTCCCAATTCCCGGGATTCCGGCCACTGCTGCTGAACTCCCAGATTTCGATTTCCTCCGGGAAAAGCTGCTCTGAAACAACTGATCAGTCCGGATTTTTTCCAGCTCTCCGCGAAGGTGTTTCTTTCTCCATTTTTCATGGGTTCGGCCTGTCGCCAGCAgttcatgttccaccagtctccgatctcgaacagtagaaatgaccgtgagctcagcgtatcgatcaaccagctggtaaatcttcaccttctccctaatcaggatcgtgttcactctcagtgtttctgtttgtgcccgcagagtctctTTGTGTTTCGCTTGAACGTCTTCCAAGGGGAAAGAGATATGAACCAGAAAATATCAGACTTCCACCATCTAATATTCAGCGAACAGTGAAGGTGGAAGTTCCTACCGCTATTTCGTTATAATCTTCCTGCCCACATAAAGACACATGTGATTTTCCTGTCCAGAGACTCTTCCTGACACCCAATGATTTTTGACAGATCATCAataatgactccacaatctctttcatAACAGCCCCTTACTGATGGGCCACTCTGGCGTCCTGGTGGCCTCATCCTTTGTTTTTCACTGCCCTGAACTTGTTTGAAAATttcacaccagttcctcagctctCAGCAATGTCCTCTGACCCAACACCAGTCATCCTTCTGCATTGGAATCACACAGTAATATTTTGAATTAACAACTTTAATTCCCATTCATAGACAATTTCTGCTCATCACTACCTCTCAGTCAACCTGCTTCATCGCAAAagtccacatgaaacctttactCCTTCAGCTCAGCCATTCTGCCTCTTCACCCTTCCAAATATCCAATGATAGCCCTTGATCTGAACTATAATATCCATTTCCTAAAGCTCTTCAACCTTTTTCCAGAATCGTCTTTATTGTTGTATTTGTTATCCGGGGTATTGTACAGATAAATTAGGGATAAAACGTGAACAAAATATGCATAGATTCCTTGAGAAAATCCATGTTGAATATGCCGGGCAACTGTTGTCACTAGTTCACTGGGAAAGTTTCCTGTTCCACTGCAAAAAGAGATGGAATCAAACGAGTTTGTGAGTTGTGAGGAATTTTGGCTGCAGAGTGTGTTCAATTTATTTCTTTGGCCAATAAGCTGGTCTACCGTTGGGATATATTGCAATGTtacaaataataatgaataaacagGAAAAGAAGCCGTCTtacatgtaagggggtttcgacttttatgttactgcggaggctaattaaaactGCGTCTTTGTTAtcttaatctggggaatgcggctttgttgtgttaaacgctgagaaagtttgcgttagcagcttgttttggtttagagggtgctattaaccaattgggatagttgttatggttttggtttatttgaagatactgtatgcgggggttttggggcagaaggcgggagagcgagacagaggatggaccaggtgctgtgagtccgctaacggggtcggacccggagacggagacggactcgtgtggagcgtctggtcgaccaccgttgttggtcccaggtggccggtcgaggtggtccgagggggtcgcagggtgaagggtgaagaagaaggtccttgagctccaactgtttgtgcaccaagagattgaactttgataagtgtggcgccttttattttccttttatattttagtctcttttaattatatagttccagtaataaaCTGTAtaacatttaattgcatctggtgtattgtctgttatttgggcggggtggggtaaatcacacagcatccacacaaacaaattACTCAGTTTGCCAAAGCAGAGGCTGTTTCCCTAAACGACAGCGaacgagcgaccctgagggtggccggggggctacatacagattggaaaaaaaaaatagtgaCAGTTGAAACTATGAAGCAAGTGCAGATTATAAGCGTCTATTTTACCCCGTCAATCAGCTTAACAGGACTGTGGTCAACCATGATACGGTTGATAAAGGGATGTGAAAAATTGAAGACGTTAGGAAGTGAATGTATTTATATGGACACTGGGAATCTGAGAGGTGGCGAATATTGAATTGGATTACTTCACTTGGGCACTGATTTAATTGGATCACGGCGCTTTTTTATTCCCCTTTTGATTTCTATCTTTGAAACTGTGCCTGGATCGATAATATTAGTTTTAACATGTTTACCAACAAGTTAGATTTCCAACTCTTGTCCATTAACGTAATAAGCAATACATGTAAGTTCAAGTAACAAATCTGAGCCAACATCTCAATCAAAACACTTACATTTTGAAGAGAATGTTCAGCTATTTAACCATGAAGTGAAAGCCAACTTACACATGAACTTTGTGCCTTCCTTGCAGAAAGAGTGCAACCACTTTGATTCAGATATAGCACACACCTtatcaggagatacaggagtagaTAAGCTACACAGAGCTGTTACAAATGAGAGTGCCGTCGTAGAAGTGGATTCCAACTTTCCTAAAAATGAATCTGAATTGCCTTACATTAACAGATTGAAGAGGATATAACGTTTAAAGTGTGTCAAGGAGATATCCTGCAGTTAAAGTATTTTAAATATGGATAATGTAGCTAAGCTTCATAGCAGTTATGGAAAGGAGAACAGATGGATTGGACATAGATATCCTGAAGTTGAAGGATTATTTTGATTGTATACCACAGCGCTGATTGAAGGTAATTCTTCACCCATTAAACCGGAGTCATTCAAAAGTGAGTAGTGGGACTTTGGGGCCAATGTGCCCCCTTAGGTGCCAAAGGAATAAATTGTAAGGAAAATTTAACATCAAGGTTTATCAGTGGTTTAACTGATAAAAGGTGGTATTCTCAGATACTGAGagtaaaaaacaaagaaaatgttCTGACAAGAGTAGAGTATAAATACTGGAAATGAGTTCTAAGACCAGTCTGGGAGTGAATGACAatcgttaagaaaaaagcaaAAGGCTTTTGTGAATACATCAAAGGCAAGAGAGGTTCAGTGTATCAAGACACTGCCAAGGGTATGTGGGTCATCAGTGTATGAGGAAACCTCCAGGGCTGTTTGGAGGCGTTCGACCAAGTACCGGGTCACTTTCAGAATTGCATGGTGCTTCACAGTGTATTATGATCTAGCCAGGTGTTTCTTCAGATTTCCCCATCATCAACACCCTGCCAGAGGTATATGCAATCAATGGTTCTAATGTGGATTAAATGAAGTATATTTTAATACTCGTGCTTATTGTGCTGCGTGGGAGTTGGGCTGAAGGAACGGATTCAttattttttagagatacagtacagtagcAACCACTTCCAGCCATGCGCTCACACTGCCCAACTAAACCgatgtgaccaaataacctattGATCTGTACATCTGGACTTGGACTGATTgaagacagtcagcatggcttcgtgggTAATAGGCCATGTCtagccaatcttatagagttctttgaggaagttacccgGAACGTTGATAAAGACCagatagtggatgttgtctatatagtCTTTAGTAAGGTAtatgacaagatcccacatgggagttttgtcaagaaggtttagtgctcggcattcaagatgaggttgtaaattggaCTCAACACTGGCTGACTGATGGTTGCCTGTTTGACTGGAGACAAGTGACACGTACTGCAGGGTCGgggttgggtccattgttgtt from the Mobula birostris isolate sMobBir1 chromosome 13, sMobBir1.hap1, whole genome shotgun sequence genome contains:
- the LOC140207624 gene encoding NACHT, LRR and PYD domains-containing protein 3-like isoform X2, coding for MGSIFTKTQPENLPQGEVDDATKLKPPGSFEHGAESQDVENPNPTMAGGMNMHEDPVSSKAGQDTDPNSTISDLLTQCEDYQLRNMTIFYRERLKPAIEERVEGLSLTLRQEGQFSKREHEEVTKLVERRNQEESSKLFLSLVMEKGAQAQRVMWESFVEMRKELPKLDKILMEIQELGPDPYEHMNVSRGFCELPSQLRDVQAKHKETLRAQTETLRVNTILIREKVKIYQLVDRYAELTVISTVRDRRLVEHELLATGRTHEKWRKKHLRGELEKIRTDQLFQSSFSRRKSKSGSSAAVAGIPGIGKTTMVQKIVYDWSTGEIYRQFQFVFSFKFRELNTINCRINLRELILDQYPYFGEFLREVWKNPKGLLFIFDGLDEFKHRIDFADSRRDTEPKHQCPDPEWWCEVSDIVYNLIQHKLLPGCSVLVTTRPTALQLLENAEISVWAEILGFVGEERKEYFIRHFEDQTVAAAVFKHVEENEILYTMSYNPSYCWILALALGPFFTQRVRDPQRVPKTTTQLYSYYIYNILKNHNREIENPRDVLLRVGQMAFTGVSEKKIVFTDGDLIKYNLHPSQFLSGFLMELLEREDSARCVVYTFPHLTIQEFIAAVAQFLNPHPEDILKFLTEAHNTTDGRFEVFLRFVAGLSSPMTARGLEEFVGPFPHETTCRVIDWVKEEVKRQSGDMRSDAGKRSLLNTLNYLFESQNRGLAQASLGSVERLSFRGMTLTPIDCAVLSRAIGLCDTIKQLDLECCHIQCEGIQRLGPGLHKCQDLRLGENKLGDSGVKLVSAALRNPECKIQKLWLWDVGLTDSDAEDLFFALSANPSLTELYLGSNLLTDRSVPALHRLILTHPTLEQIGLDWNPFSENGRMELESLQETRPGLRVDP
- the LOC140207624 gene encoding NACHT, LRR and PYD domains-containing protein 3-like isoform X1 — its product is MGSIFTKTQPENLPQGEVDDATKLKPPGSFEHGAESPKVENAIPTMAEDVNMNGDPANSKEGKDTESQDVENPNPTMAGGMNMHEDPVSSKAGQDTDPNSTISDLLTQCEDYQLRNMTIFYRERLKPAIEERVEGLSLTLRQEGQFSKREHEEVTKLVERRNQEESSKLFLSLVMEKGAQAQRVMWESFVEMRKELPKLDKILMEIQELGPDPYEHMNVSRGFCELPSQLRDVQAKHKETLRAQTETLRVNTILIREKVKIYQLVDRYAELTVISTVRDRRLVEHELLATGRTHEKWRKKHLRGELEKIRTDQLFQSSFSRRKSKSGSSAAVAGIPGIGKTTMVQKIVYDWSTGEIYRQFQFVFSFKFRELNTINCRINLRELILDQYPYFGEFLREVWKNPKGLLFIFDGLDEFKHRIDFADSRRDTEPKHQCPDPEWWCEVSDIVYNLIQHKLLPGCSVLVTTRPTALQLLENAEISVWAEILGFVGEERKEYFIRHFEDQTVAAAVFKHVEENEILYTMSYNPSYCWILALALGPFFTQRVRDPQRVPKTTTQLYSYYIYNILKNHNREIENPRDVLLRVGQMAFTGVSEKKIVFTDGDLIKYNLHPSQFLSGFLMELLEREDSARCVVYTFPHLTIQEFIAAVAQFLNPHPEDILKFLTEAHNTTDGRFEVFLRFVAGLSSPMTARGLEEFVGPFPHETTCRVIDWVKEEVKRQSGDMRSDAGKRSLLNTLNYLFESQNRGLAQASLGSVERLSFRGMTLTPIDCAVLSRAIGLCDTIKQLDLECCHIQCEGIQRLGPGLHKCQDLRLGENKLGDSGVKLVSAALRNPECKIQKLWLWDVGLTDSDAEDLFFALSANPSLTELYLGSNLLTDRSVPALHRLILTHPTLEQIGLDWNPFSENGRMELESLQETRPGLRVDP
- the LOC140207624 gene encoding NACHT, LRR and PYD domains-containing protein 3-like isoform X3, which translates into the protein MGSIFTKTQPENLPQGEVDDATKLKPPGSFEHGAESPKVENAIPTMAEDVNMNGDPANSKEGKDTDPNSTISDLLTQCEDYQLRNMTIFYRERLKPAIEERVEGLSLTLRQEGQFSKREHEEVTKLVERRNQEESSKLFLSLVMEKGAQAQRVMWESFVEMRKELPKLDKILMEIQELGPDPYEHMNVSRGFCELPSQLRDVQAKHKETLRAQTETLRVNTILIREKVKIYQLVDRYAELTVISTVRDRRLVEHELLATGRTHEKWRKKHLRGELEKIRTDQLFQSSFSRRKSKSGSSAAVAGIPGIGKTTMVQKIVYDWSTGEIYRQFQFVFSFKFRELNTINCRINLRELILDQYPYFGEFLREVWKNPKGLLFIFDGLDEFKHRIDFADSRRDTEPKHQCPDPEWWCEVSDIVYNLIQHKLLPGCSVLVTTRPTALQLLENAEISVWAEILGFVGEERKEYFIRHFEDQTVAAAVFKHVEENEILYTMSYNPSYCWILALALGPFFTQRVRDPQRVPKTTTQLYSYYIYNILKNHNREIENPRDVLLRVGQMAFTGVSEKKIVFTDGDLIKYNLHPSQFLSGFLMELLEREDSARCVVYTFPHLTIQEFIAAVAQFLNPHPEDILKFLTEAHNTTDGRFEVFLRFVAGLSSPMTARGLEEFVGPFPHETTCRVIDWVKEEVKRQSGDMRSDAGKRSLLNTLNYLFESQNRGLAQASLGSVERLSFRGMTLTPIDCAVLSRAIGLCDTIKQLDLECCHIQCEGIQRLGPGLHKCQDLRLGENKLGDSGVKLVSAALRNPECKIQKLWLWDVGLTDSDAEDLFFALSANPSLTELYLGSNLLTDRSVPALHRLILTHPTLEQIGLDWNPFSENGRMELESLQETRPGLRVDP